Proteins encoded by one window of Bauldia sp.:
- a CDS encoding DMT family transporter gives MAQYTSAQPLVGIALKVISTLVFTGMATLIKLVSDRYPVGEIVFFRSFFALIPVAAWVGWREFPRIFRTPRFGGHVVRSIAGASAMFCSFTALSLLPIADATAIGYASPLLTVVFAVFLLGEKVHAYRWSAVAVGLCGVLVILSDYVGPAASQVARGSVMGAGFAVAGAVAAALAATQTRSLTRIEPAATIVVYFSLLTAVFALASLPFGWAVPDALDLAALVGAGICGGIGQVLLTQSYRFGDASLIAPFDYTSMIWTLVVSLLIFGTWPSAIVLSGAGIVILAGLFVIWRERKLGIERTRSKRAQTPTTVS, from the coding sequence ATGGCGCAGTACACGTCGGCGCAGCCGCTTGTCGGTATCGCGCTCAAGGTCATCTCGACGCTCGTCTTCACCGGCATGGCGACGCTGATCAAGCTCGTCAGCGACCGCTATCCCGTCGGCGAGATCGTATTCTTCCGTTCGTTCTTCGCGCTGATCCCGGTCGCTGCGTGGGTGGGGTGGCGCGAGTTCCCGCGCATCTTCCGCACGCCGCGTTTCGGCGGGCATGTCGTGCGCTCGATCGCCGGCGCCAGCGCGATGTTCTGCAGCTTCACGGCGCTGTCGCTGCTGCCGATCGCCGATGCCACCGCGATCGGCTACGCCTCGCCGCTGCTCACGGTCGTGTTCGCGGTGTTCCTGCTCGGCGAGAAGGTGCACGCCTATCGCTGGTCGGCGGTGGCGGTCGGCCTTTGCGGCGTGCTCGTGATCCTCTCCGACTACGTCGGGCCCGCGGCGAGCCAGGTCGCGCGCGGCAGCGTCATGGGCGCCGGCTTCGCGGTTGCGGGCGCGGTGGCGGCGGCGCTCGCCGCGACGCAGACGCGGAGTTTGACGCGCATCGAGCCGGCCGCGACGATCGTGGTCTACTTCTCGCTGCTCACGGCGGTGTTCGCGCTGGCGTCGCTGCCCTTCGGCTGGGCGGTTCCCGACGCGCTCGATCTCGCGGCGCTGGTCGGCGCCGGCATCTGCGGCGGCATCGGGCAGGTGCTGCTGACGCAGAGCTACCGCTTCGGCGATGCGTCGCTGATCGCGCCGTTCGACTATACCTCGATGATCTGGACGCTGGTCGTCAGCCTGCTCATCTTCGGCACGTGGCCGAGCGCGATCGTTCTTTCGGGCGCGGGCATCGTCATCCTCGCCGGGCTGTTTGTCATCTGGCGCGAGCGCAAGCTGGGCATCGAACGCACGCGGTCGAAGCGGGCGCAGACGCCGACGACGGTGAGTTGA
- a CDS encoding xanthine dehydrogenase family protein molybdopterin-binding subunit — translation MNNPVPMKFGMGARVRRMEDKSLITGAGRFTDDYTPEGTLRAVVVRSAMAHARIAVSGVAEARAMPGVRLILTHADIAPYGGLPQKGGFRQVDGSGINKPKHPLLVGDVVRHVGDPIAFVVADTLEQAKVAGEAIVIDYEPLEAVTNMRQALAKNAPLVWPELGTNVAFDCDRGDKAATDAAFARAAKVSRIEIVNNRVVANYMETRGIVAEYDAGTERFTLTLGTQGGHGMRDIIAKDILHIDPKAIRVITPDVGGGFGTKSFCYHEYPLAAIAAKQLGKPVKWIGERSEHFLSDSQGRDNIAVAEMAMDADGKFLAMRVDLLADMGAYLSQYGPHIPEGGLTMSTGVYDIPQLYAFGRGIYTNTVPVDAYRGAGRPEAAYLIERLVDICGRDAGLGPAEIRRRNFVRPEALPYTTQGGRIYDSGEFDGHMTKALAQADFAGFPSRAAAAKAAGKARGIGFATYVEACAFPGSEGATVILNDDGTATLLIGTQTNGQGHATAYAQFIGGHLGLDYDKITVIQGDTDRVPTGEGTGGSRSIPLGAVSVDRASIKLAGQLRAAAAVRLEARADDLEFHDGTVRVAGTNRGLTLAELARSTADKSVLRAYDESFEQPEPTYPNGTHVVEVEIDPETGVTTIVNYTIVDDFGATVNPILLEGQIHGGVAQGIGQALYERTVYDASGQLLTATFQDYAMPRADGIPFLNFETRNVPAKTNPFGIKGAGEAGSIGSSPAVMNAIAEALWREYRVPGIDMPATPLRVWEAIRAAGGR, via the coding sequence ATGAACAACCCTGTCCCGATGAAGTTCGGCATGGGCGCCCGCGTGCGGCGGATGGAGGACAAGTCCCTCATCACCGGCGCCGGGCGCTTCACGGACGACTACACGCCGGAGGGGACGCTCCGCGCGGTCGTCGTCCGCTCGGCGATGGCGCACGCCAGGATCGCGGTCAGCGGCGTCGCGGAAGCACGCGCCATGCCCGGCGTGCGGCTGATCCTGACGCATGCCGACATCGCCCCATACGGCGGCCTGCCGCAGAAGGGCGGCTTCAGGCAGGTCGACGGCAGCGGCATCAACAAGCCGAAGCATCCCTTGCTGGTCGGCGACGTCGTGCGCCACGTGGGCGACCCGATCGCGTTCGTTGTGGCGGACACGCTGGAGCAGGCGAAGGTCGCCGGCGAGGCGATCGTCATCGACTACGAGCCGCTGGAAGCGGTCACCAACATGCGGCAGGCGCTGGCGAAGAACGCGCCGCTGGTGTGGCCGGAGCTCGGCACCAACGTCGCCTTCGACTGCGACCGCGGTGACAAGGCTGCGACCGATGCGGCCTTCGCCAGGGCGGCGAAAGTTTCGCGCATCGAGATCGTCAACAATCGCGTCGTCGCCAACTATATGGAGACGCGCGGCATCGTCGCCGAATACGACGCGGGGACGGAGCGCTTCACGCTGACGCTCGGCACGCAGGGCGGCCACGGCATGCGCGACATCATCGCCAAGGACATCCTGCACATCGACCCGAAGGCGATCCGCGTGATCACGCCCGACGTCGGCGGCGGCTTCGGCACCAAGTCGTTCTGCTACCACGAGTATCCGCTGGCGGCGATCGCGGCGAAGCAACTCGGTAAGCCGGTTAAATGGATCGGCGAGCGGAGCGAGCATTTTCTCTCCGACAGCCAGGGGCGCGACAACATTGCGGTCGCCGAAATGGCGATGGACGCGGACGGAAAATTCCTCGCCATGCGCGTCGATCTTCTCGCCGACATGGGTGCTTACCTGTCTCAGTACGGCCCGCACATTCCGGAAGGCGGCCTGACGATGTCGACCGGCGTTTACGACATTCCGCAGCTCTACGCCTTCGGCCGCGGCATCTATACCAACACGGTGCCGGTCGATGCCTATCGCGGCGCCGGGCGGCCCGAGGCGGCGTACCTGATCGAGCGGCTGGTCGATATCTGCGGGCGCGACGCCGGCCTCGGCCCGGCGGAAATACGCCGGCGTAATTTCGTCCGGCCGGAGGCGCTGCCTTATACGACGCAGGGCGGCCGCATCTACGACAGCGGCGAATTCGACGGTCACATGACGAAGGCGCTGGCGCAGGCGGACTTCGCCGGCTTTCCTTCACGCGCCGCGGCAGCGAAGGCCGCCGGCAAGGCGCGCGGCATCGGCTTTGCCACCTACGTCGAGGCGTGCGCCTTCCCGGGCAGCGAGGGCGCCACCGTCATCCTCAACGACGACGGCACGGCGACGCTGCTGATCGGCACGCAGACCAACGGGCAGGGGCACGCCACCGCCTATGCACAGTTCATCGGCGGCCACCTCGGGCTCGACTACGACAAGATCACCGTCATCCAGGGCGATACCGACCGCGTGCCGACGGGCGAGGGGACCGGCGGCTCGCGGTCGATCCCGCTTGGTGCTGTGTCCGTTGACCGCGCCTCGATCAAGCTGGCCGGCCAGCTTCGCGCCGCCGCGGCAGTGCGGCTGGAAGCAAGGGCCGACGATTTGGAGTTCCACGACGGCACGGTGCGCGTCGCCGGCACCAACCGCGGGCTGACGCTCGCCGAACTGGCGCGATCCACCGCCGACAAATCGGTGCTCCGCGCCTACGACGAATCGTTCGAGCAGCCGGAGCCGACCTATCCGAACGGCACCCACGTCGTCGAAGTCGAGATCGATCCGGAGACCGGCGTCACAACCATCGTCAACTACACGATCGTCGACGACTTCGGCGCGACGGTGAATCCGATCCTGCTCGAGGGCCAGATCCACGGTGGCGTGGCGCAAGGTATCGGCCAGGCGCTCTACGAGCGCACGGTCTACGACGCCTCCGGCCAGTTGCTGACCGCGACGTTCCAGGATTATGCGATGCCGCGCGCCGACGGCATTCCGTTCCTCAATTTCGAGACGCGCAACGTGCCGGCCAAGACCAATCCATTCGGCATCAAGGGGGCAGGGGAGGCAGGCTCGATCGGCTCCTCGCCGGCGGTGATGAACGCCATCGCCGAGGCGCTGTGGCGGGAGTACCGCGTGCCGGGCATCGACATGCCGGCGACGCCGCTGCGGGTTTGGGAAGCGATCCGCGCGGCTGGCGGCAGGTAG
- a CDS encoding EAL domain-containing protein, with protein sequence MVDSRARNTRKPLAPAAEESLRRLVAISRDLAAQDWQSERALFRAMIDQVPDYLFVKDTDSRFVIANRAVAADVGAQPDDLIGKTDFDIHPDERARQFVADEQRVIASGKPLIDIDEFIVDLNGRQKWLSTSKLPLRNAAGEIIGIVGICRDVTERKRAEEQIHFMAHHDALTRLPNRALLMDRLSYELQHTRRTGGKVTVVFVDLDNFKLVNDSLGHNAGDTLLKIIAERMVKCVRGSDTVVRLGGDEFVILLVDEADAPRPLPVIDRLRGTITEPVPIEGQLFRVTCSIGLATFPGDGEDAETLLMNADVAMYQAKEGGRDTFQFYTSEMNEVARERRLLQEGLRNAIVNEEFALLYQPQINLRTGVIFAVEALVRWHHPQLGLVAPSRFIPMAEESGLIVPLGDWVLREACRQNKAWQDAGMEPITVSVNVSARQFREKTWVERVARILKETGLPPEYLELELTESLLMHDVTQAIDTMRQLQSIGVHFSIDDFGTGYSSLSALKSFPVARLKIDQSFVRNLPHDANDRSIATAVISLGQKLNMKVIAEGVETDAQMAFLTENDCDEIQGYHFSRPVEADAVETMLRKQAG encoded by the coding sequence ATGGTCGATAGTCGCGCGCGCAACACGCGCAAGCCGCTCGCGCCGGCGGCCGAGGAAAGCCTCCGGCGCCTGGTCGCGATCAGCCGCGATCTTGCCGCGCAGGACTGGCAGAGCGAGCGCGCGCTCTTCCGCGCCATGATCGACCAGGTGCCCGACTACCTGTTCGTCAAGGACACCGACAGCCGCTTCGTCATCGCCAATCGTGCCGTCGCCGCCGACGTCGGTGCGCAGCCGGACGACCTTATCGGCAAGACCGATTTCGACATCCACCCCGACGAGCGCGCCCGGCAATTCGTCGCCGACGAGCAGCGGGTGATCGCCAGCGGCAAGCCGCTGATCGACATCGACGAATTCATCGTCGACTTGAACGGGCGGCAGAAGTGGCTGTCGACTTCCAAGCTGCCCCTGCGCAACGCTGCCGGCGAGATCATCGGCATCGTCGGCATCTGCCGCGACGTGACCGAGCGCAAGCGCGCCGAGGAGCAGATCCATTTCATGGCGCACCACGATGCGCTGACGCGGCTGCCGAACCGCGCGCTGCTGATGGACCGGCTATCGTACGAGCTGCAGCATACGCGGCGGACGGGCGGCAAGGTAACCGTCGTGTTCGTCGATCTCGACAATTTCAAGCTGGTCAACGACAGCCTCGGCCACAACGCCGGGGACACGCTGCTCAAGATTATCGCCGAGCGTATGGTCAAGTGCGTGCGCGGCAGCGACACGGTGGTGCGGCTGGGCGGCGACGAGTTTGTCATCCTGCTGGTCGATGAGGCAGACGCGCCGCGGCCGCTGCCGGTGATCGACCGGCTGCGCGGCACGATCACCGAGCCGGTGCCGATCGAGGGGCAACTGTTCCGTGTCACCTGCTCGATCGGGCTCGCGACCTTCCCCGGCGACGGCGAGGACGCCGAGACACTGCTGATGAACGCCGACGTCGCCATGTACCAGGCGAAGGAAGGCGGGCGCGACACTTTCCAGTTCTATACCTCGGAGATGAACGAGGTGGCGCGCGAGCGGCGCCTGCTGCAGGAGGGCCTGCGGAACGCCATCGTCAACGAGGAATTCGCGCTGCTCTACCAGCCGCAGATCAACCTCCGCACCGGCGTCATCTTTGCCGTCGAAGCATTGGTGCGCTGGCACCATCCGCAGCTCGGGCTCGTGGCGCCGTCGCGCTTCATTCCGATGGCGGAGGAAAGCGGCCTGATCGTGCCGCTCGGCGACTGGGTGCTGCGCGAGGCCTGCCGGCAGAACAAGGCCTGGCAGGACGCCGGCATGGAGCCGATCACGGTGTCGGTCAACGTCTCGGCGCGCCAGTTCCGCGAGAAGACGTGGGTCGAGCGCGTCGCCAGGATTCTCAAGGAGACCGGCCTGCCGCCGGAGTATCTTGAGCTGGAGCTGACCGAGAGCCTGCTCATGCACGACGTGACGCAGGCGATCGACACCATGCGCCAGCTTCAATCGATCGGCGTCCATTTCTCGATCGACGATTTCGGCACCGGCTACTCCTCGCTCTCGGCGCTGAAGAGTTTTCCCGTGGCGCGGCTCAAGATCGACCAGTCGTTCGTGCGCAACCTGCCGCATGACGCCAACGACCGCTCGATCGCGACCGCGGTCATTTCGCTCGGCCAGAAGCTGAACATGAAGGTGATCGCCGAGGGCGTCGAGACTGACGCGCAGATGGCGTTCCTCACCGAAAACGATTGCGACGAGATCCAGGGCTACCACTTTTCGCGGCCCGTCGAGGCCGACGCGGTGGAGACAATGCTGCGCAAGCAGGCGGGGTAG
- the pgi gene encoding glucose-6-phosphate isomerase: MVRAFTALEALRSPATAVPMRQRFADDPERFRRFSISYGNFLLDYSKNLIDEATLRHLLALAEAAEVERHRGQMFGGEAINVTENRPVLHVALRAAPDDVYRANGKNVVPDVQAVLQRMADFSDGVRSGAIAGAGGKFTDVVNIGIGGSDLGPAMATKALKPYHDGPRLHFVSNVDGAHIRDTLEKLDPATTLFLIASKTFTTTETMTNAATARQWIVSGIGEAKVPAHFAAISTARERVADFGIGPERMFGFWDWVGGRYSVWSAVGLSVMIAIGPERFREFLDGGRKMDDHFRTAPLAQNMPVIMALIGVWYRNVMGFPIQAILPYDQRLERLPAYFQQLDMESNGKRVGVGGNQVRGATGPIVFGEPGTNGQHAFYQLLHQGTDPVPADFLVAAQSDIGEDEHQSLLLANCLAQSEALMRGKNLAEVREELKNQGLSQRAIDKLAPHKVSPGNRPSNTILYRKLDPHTLGMIIALYEHKVFVQGVIWGINSFDQWGVELGKTLATELLPLLNRSDEDHPRDASTEGLMATIRLFRGS, translated from the coding sequence ATGGTGAGAGCCTTTACGGCGCTGGAGGCGCTGCGCTCGCCGGCGACGGCGGTGCCGATGCGCCAGCGCTTCGCCGACGATCCGGAGCGCTTCCGGCGCTTCTCGATCTCGTATGGCAACTTCCTGCTCGACTATTCCAAGAACCTGATCGACGAGGCGACGCTGCGCCACCTGCTGGCGCTGGCCGAGGCCGCCGAGGTCGAGCGCCACCGCGGCCAGATGTTCGGCGGCGAGGCGATCAACGTCACCGAAAACCGCCCGGTGCTGCACGTGGCGCTGCGCGCCGCGCCCGACGACGTCTACCGCGCCAACGGCAAGAACGTCGTGCCCGACGTGCAGGCGGTGCTCCAGCGCATGGCCGATTTCTCCGATGGCGTCCGCTCGGGGGCGATCGCCGGCGCCGGCGGCAAGTTCACCGACGTCGTCAACATCGGCATCGGCGGTTCGGACCTCGGCCCGGCAATGGCGACCAAGGCGCTGAAGCCGTACCACGACGGGCCGCGCCTGCATTTTGTCTCCAACGTCGATGGCGCACATATCCGCGACACGCTGGAGAAGCTCGATCCGGCGACGACGCTGTTCCTGATCGCCTCCAAGACCTTCACGACCACCGAGACGATGACCAACGCCGCCACCGCGCGGCAGTGGATCGTCAGCGGCATCGGCGAGGCCAAGGTGCCGGCGCACTTCGCCGCCATCTCGACGGCGCGCGAGCGGGTCGCCGATTTCGGCATCGGGCCGGAGCGCATGTTCGGCTTCTGGGATTGGGTCGGCGGGCGCTACTCGGTGTGGTCGGCCGTCGGCCTGTCGGTGATGATCGCGATCGGGCCGGAACGCTTCCGCGAGTTTCTCGACGGCGGGCGCAAGATGGACGACCACTTCCGCACCGCGCCGCTCGCCCAGAACATGCCGGTGATCATGGCGCTGATCGGAGTGTGGTACCGCAACGTCATGGGCTTCCCGATCCAGGCGATCCTGCCCTACGACCAGCGGCTGGAACGTTTGCCGGCGTACTTCCAGCAGCTCGACATGGAATCGAACGGCAAGCGCGTCGGTGTCGGCGGCAACCAGGTGCGCGGCGCGACCGGGCCGATCGTCTTCGGGGAACCCGGTACCAACGGGCAGCATGCGTTCTACCAGTTGCTGCATCAGGGCACCGATCCGGTGCCGGCCGATTTCCTGGTCGCGGCGCAGTCCGATATCGGCGAGGACGAGCACCAGTCGCTGCTGCTCGCCAATTGCCTGGCGCAGAGCGAGGCGCTGATGCGCGGCAAGAATCTCGCGGAGGTGCGCGAGGAACTGAAGAACCAGGGCCTCAGCCAGCGCGCCATCGACAAGCTGGCGCCGCACAAGGTGAGCCCCGGCAATCGGCCGTCGAACACGATCCTCTACCGCAAGCTCGACCCGCACACGCTCGGCATGATCATCGCGCTCTACGAGCACAAGGTGTTCGTGCAGGGCGTCATCTGGGGGATCAACTCGTTCGACCAGTGGGGCGTGGAGCTCGGCAAGACGCTCGCGACCGAGCTTCTGCCGCTCCTCAACCGCAGCGACGAGGACCATCCGCGCGACGCATCAACCGAAGGGCTGATGGCGACAATCCGCCTTTTCCGCGGCTCCTGA
- a CDS encoding aminotransferase class I/II-fold pyridoxal phosphate-dependent enzyme: protein MLQPSARSAVEPFIVMEVMRAAADREHAGDRVIHMEVGQPGAVAPRAVLDAARAALDDGVLGYTEALGIRKLRARIARHYAEMYKLEVAMDRIAITTGSSAGFNLAFLAAFDAGDRIALAAPGYPAYRNLATALGLETVDIPVNAESGYTLTPAMLDKAHAEKPLAGVLVASPANPTGTIMAPAALKALIEAAEDLGITFISDEIYHRLVYEGVAATALEFSNDAIVVNSFSKYYCMTGWRVGWMVVPDPLIRAVERLSQNLAICAPTISQRAAIGAFDATADLDVIRDGYAANRRLLLERLPKIGFEDLFPVDGAFYVYASVRRFANDSLAFASRMLAEAGVAATPGHDFDRVNGNGFIRFSFAGTEAAMAEGMDRLAHWLK from the coding sequence GTGCTGCAGCCCTCGGCACGGAGCGCGGTCGAGCCGTTCATCGTCATGGAGGTGATGCGCGCGGCCGCCGACCGCGAGCATGCCGGCGACCGCGTCATCCACATGGAGGTCGGCCAGCCGGGCGCCGTCGCGCCGCGCGCCGTGCTCGATGCCGCGCGCGCTGCGCTCGACGACGGCGTGCTCGGCTACACCGAGGCGCTCGGCATCCGGAAGCTTCGCGCCCGCATCGCCCGGCACTATGCCGAGATGTACAAGCTCGAGGTGGCGATGGATCGTATCGCCATCACCACCGGCTCGTCAGCCGGCTTCAACCTCGCGTTCCTCGCCGCGTTCGACGCCGGCGACCGCATCGCGCTCGCGGCGCCCGGCTACCCGGCGTACCGCAATCTTGCGACCGCGCTCGGCCTCGAGACGGTCGACATCCCGGTCAACGCCGAGAGCGGCTACACGCTGACGCCGGCGATGCTGGACAAGGCGCATGCGGAGAAGCCGCTCGCCGGAGTGCTGGTCGCCAGCCCCGCCAATCCGACCGGCACGATCATGGCGCCGGCGGCGCTGAAGGCGCTTATCGAGGCGGCCGAGGATCTCGGCATCACCTTCATCTCCGACGAGATCTATCACCGGCTGGTCTACGAAGGCGTCGCGGCGACGGCGCTCGAATTCTCGAACGACGCGATCGTCGTCAATTCATTCTCAAAATATTACTGCATGACCGGCTGGCGCGTCGGCTGGATGGTGGTGCCCGATCCGCTGATCCGCGCCGTCGAGCGGCTGTCGCAGAATCTCGCGATCTGCGCGCCGACCATTTCGCAGCGCGCCGCGATCGGCGCTTTCGACGCCACCGCCGATCTCGACGTCATCCGCGACGGCTATGCCGCCAACCGGCGCCTGCTGCTCGAGCGGCTGCCTAAGATCGGCTTCGAAGATCTCTTCCCGGTCGACGGCGCCTTCTACGTCTATGCTTCGGTGCGCCGCTTCGCCAACGACTCGCTTGCCTTCGCCTCGCGCATGCTGGCGGAGGCGGGAGTGGCGGCGACGCCGGGCCATGATTTCGACCGGGTGAACGGCAATGGTTTCATCCGCTTCTCCTTCGCCGGCACCGAGGCGGCGATGGCCGAGGGGATGGACCGGCTCGCCCATTGGCTCAAATAG
- a CDS encoding M48 family metalloprotease has protein sequence MTSRRGRTWKVRASAAGFAALLGLAPLSALAESVPVVRDAETEALLYDYLRPIMKVAGVQMPDIRIVPSDAFNAFVTDHDHMFVNVGAIIQTETPNELIGVLAHETGHIANEDTARLVQQIDDTKAALLVGSILGVGAAAAGAASGSQGASGVGTSILSAAPSIADRSLMSFRREQESAADRNAIKYLTATGQSGAGMLATMKRLADESLLLSQQINPYLQSHPLPRDRVIAIEALVAKSPYTAVKDSPDLQRRHDLVRAKLVGFTWPNDRVLRRYPLADQSLAAKYARAIVAYRTGKPGAAQKQIDALIAASPNDPYFYELKGQSLLEIGNQPGAVAAFRKAVALAPSSSILKILLGQAIVASDNAASAPEVIKLLTPALQSEPDMGIGYHSLARAYAMVNNIPMAQLATAQGLFAEGNFGEAKAQAARAQAKLKTGSPAWLRADDIVSYKPRK, from the coding sequence GTGACTAGCAGGCGGGGCCGGACTTGGAAAGTCCGGGCATCGGCGGCCGGCTTTGCGGCGCTGCTCGGCCTCGCGCCGCTCTCCGCCCTTGCTGAGTCGGTGCCGGTCGTGCGCGACGCCGAGACCGAGGCGCTGCTCTATGACTACCTCCGCCCGATCATGAAGGTCGCCGGCGTCCAGATGCCCGACATTCGTATAGTCCCCAGCGACGCCTTCAACGCCTTCGTCACCGACCACGACCACATGTTCGTCAACGTCGGCGCCATCATCCAGACCGAGACGCCGAACGAGCTGATCGGCGTGCTCGCCCACGAGACCGGCCACATCGCCAACGAGGACACCGCGCGCCTCGTGCAGCAGATCGACGACACCAAGGCGGCGCTGCTCGTCGGCAGCATCCTCGGCGTCGGCGCCGCTGCGGCGGGCGCCGCGTCCGGCTCGCAGGGCGCGAGCGGCGTCGGCACCAGCATCCTCTCGGCGGCGCCGAGCATCGCCGACCGCAGCCTGATGTCGTTCCGGCGCGAGCAGGAATCGGCCGCCGACCGCAACGCGATCAAGTATCTCACCGCCACCGGCCAGTCGGGCGCCGGCATGCTGGCGACGATGAAGCGCCTCGCCGACGAGAGCCTGCTCCTGTCGCAGCAGATCAACCCGTACCTGCAATCGCACCCCCTGCCCCGCGATCGCGTCATCGCGATCGAGGCGTTGGTGGCGAAGAGCCCGTACACCGCCGTCAAGGATTCGCCCGACCTGCAGCGCCGCCACGACCTGGTGCGCGCCAAGCTCGTCGGCTTCACGTGGCCGAACGACCGGGTGCTGCGCCGCTACCCGCTCGCCGACCAGAGCCTGGCGGCTAAGTACGCTCGCGCCATCGTCGCCTACCGCACCGGCAAGCCGGGCGCGGCGCAGAAGCAGATTGATGCGCTGATCGCGGCGAGCCCGAACGATCCTTATTTCTACGAGCTGAAGGGCCAGTCGCTGCTCGAGATCGGCAACCAGCCTGGCGCCGTCGCCGCCTTCCGCAAGGCGGTGGCGCTGGCGCCGAGCTCCAGCATCCTGAAAATCCTGCTCGGCCAGGCGATCGTCGCCAGCGACAACGCCGCCAGCGCGCCCGAGGTCATCAAGCTGCTCACCCCCGCGCTGCAGAGCGAGCCCGACATGGGCATCGGCTACCATTCGCTGGCCCGCGCCTATGCCATGGTCAACAATATCCCGATGGCCCAGCTCGCCACGGCGCAGGGCCTGTTTGCCGAGGGAAACTTCGGCGAAGCCAAGGCCCAGGCCGCCCGGGCTCAAGCAAAGTTGAAGACCGGGTCGCCGGCATGGCTTCGCGCCGACGACATCGTGTCCTATAAACCCCGCAAGTGA
- a CDS encoding DsbA family protein, which translates to MNFRYAAALALVLAIAVGALAYTFGARSHGIDSAAVEAMVKDMLAASKPAPAMTPSPSAMTPAPGAMEMADISDSQRTEIEGVIRNYLIANPEIIRDAINELQRKEDEAARVAQSQVITDNSKTLFDSANEVVLGNPKGDVTLVEFFDYNCAYCRRAHADMQQLIKDDPNLRVVLKEFPILGDGSVAAAQVAVAVLMTAPEKYADFHNALITEKGQVDGDKALAVAADLGMDPAVLKAKATSDEAKANINEVRELAEKLDLTGTPSYATKLKVVVGAVGLDNLKAEVKAARACADVATC; encoded by the coding sequence ATGAACTTCCGCTATGCCGCCGCGCTGGCCCTCGTGCTGGCGATTGCCGTCGGCGCCCTCGCCTACACCTTCGGCGCCCGCAGCCACGGCATCGACAGCGCCGCCGTCGAGGCGATGGTGAAGGACATGCTCGCCGCATCCAAGCCGGCCCCGGCGATGACCCCGTCGCCCTCCGCCATGACGCCGGCTCCCGGAGCGATGGAGATGGCCGACATCTCCGACAGCCAGCGCACCGAGATCGAAGGCGTCATCCGCAACTACCTGATCGCCAACCCGGAGATCATCCGCGACGCGATCAACGAGCTGCAGCGCAAGGAAGACGAGGCCGCCCGCGTAGCCCAGTCGCAGGTGATCACCGACAACAGCAAGACCCTGTTCGACTCCGCCAACGAGGTCGTGCTCGGCAATCCCAAGGGCGACGTCACGCTGGTCGAATTCTTCGACTACAACTGCGCCTACTGCCGTCGCGCCCACGCCGACATGCAGCAGCTCATCAAGGACGACCCCAACCTCCGCGTCGTGCTGAAGGAGTTCCCGATCCTCGGCGACGGCTCGGTCGCCGCCGCGCAGGTCGCCGTCGCCGTGCTCATGACGGCGCCGGAAAAGTACGCCGACTTCCACAACGCCCTCATCACCGAGAAGGGCCAGGTCGATGGCGACAAGGCGCTGGCGGTCGCGGCCGACCTCGGGATGGACCCGGCGGTGCTGAAGGCGAAGGCAACCTCCGATGAGGCCAAGGCCAACATCAACGAGGTCCGCGAGCTGGCCGAGAAGCTCGACCTGACCGGCACCCCGTCCTACGCCACCAAGCTCAAGGTTGTGGTCGGCGCCGTCGGCCTCGACAACCTCAAGGCCGAGGTCAAGGCCGCCCGGGCCTGCGCCGACGTGGCAACCTGTTAA
- the aroQ gene encoding type II 3-dehydroquinate dehydratase, with the protein MAATIFVLNGPNLNLLGKREPALYGAGTLADIEKLCADKAKALGLSIDFRQDNREGILVDWIQEAGDKAAGIVLNAGAYTHTSIAIHDALRAADVPVIEVHLSNIFARERFRHHSFVSPVAKGVICGLGPHGYTLALEALAELVKPAKTARRKGA; encoded by the coding sequence ATGGCGGCAACGATCTTCGTCCTCAACGGACCCAACCTGAACCTGCTCGGCAAGCGCGAGCCGGCGCTCTACGGCGCCGGCACGCTCGCCGACATCGAGAAGCTGTGCGCCGACAAGGCGAAGGCGCTCGGCCTCAGCATCGACTTCCGGCAGGACAACCGCGAGGGCATCCTCGTCGATTGGATCCAGGAGGCCGGCGACAAGGCCGCCGGCATCGTGCTCAACGCCGGCGCCTACACCCACACGTCGATCGCGATCCACGACGCGCTGCGCGCCGCGGACGTCCCGGTGATCGAGGTGCATCTTTCCAACATCTTCGCGCGCGAGCGTTTCCGCCATCACTCGTTTGTTTCGCCGGTTGCGAAAGGCGTGATTTGCGGTCTCGGGCCGCATGGCTACACGCTGGCGCTGGAAGCTCTGGCGGAACTCGTCAAGCCGGCAAAGACCGCGCGCCGAAAGGGAGCCTGA